A genomic stretch from Candidatus Margulisiibacteriota bacterium includes:
- a CDS encoding SPFH domain-containing protein: MDNLLLLSVSSFFSLILVIFFMGIRIVRPTNRGLIERLGKYYGFARPGFNWVIPIIDHMYWINITEQLVDAEPQEIITNDNLNALVDAQIYYKIKSDEESVKNSVYNVYNVNSQIVNLARTTLRNIIGTMTLKSANSERGRINSELIKILVKETSNWGMEIVRAELKQIDPPKDVQETMNKIVKAENEKIAAIDFATAAETAADGQK; encoded by the coding sequence ATGGATAACCTGTTGTTGCTTTCAGTTTCATCTTTTTTTTCTTTAATTCTTGTTATTTTTTTTATGGGAATACGTATAGTCAGGCCTACCAACCGCGGATTAATAGAACGTTTGGGAAAATACTACGGTTTCGCCAGGCCAGGTTTTAACTGGGTGATACCCATTATAGATCATATGTACTGGATCAACATCACTGAACAGCTTGTTGATGCCGAACCTCAGGAAATTATTACTAATGACAACCTGAACGCACTGGTTGACGCCCAAATCTATTACAAAATCAAAAGTGATGAAGAATCAGTAAAGAATTCTGTTTATAATGTTTATAATGTAAATTCTCAAATAGTTAATCTTGCCAGAACTACTCTAAGAAATATCATCGGTACCATGACCTTGAAATCAGCCAATAGCGAACGAGGCAGAATAAACAGCGAGTTAATTAAAATTCTGGTTAAGGAAACATCCAATTGGGGGATGGAAATTGTACGCGCTGAACTTAAACAAATCGATCCGCCCAAAGATGTTCAGGAAACCATGAATAAAATTGTAAAAGCCGAAAATGAAAAAATTGCCGCCATAGATTTTGCTACTGCTGCAGAAACCGCGGCTGATGGACAAAAA